One Gloeobacter morelensis MG652769 DNA window includes the following coding sequences:
- a CDS encoding glycosyltransferase family 2 protein, whose translation MSGRVWAVLVNWCNDSDTLRAVDSLMAQYLRPEVIVVDNASPGGSEERLRVALAGRATVLQSGANLGWAGGCNVGIRQALEREARYVWLFNNDATAHPAALAALVDAAESHPDAAACGSLIYEQDRPEVVWFAGGAVSLWRGVTWHVGRGQTDRGQFGGPPRPVAFLTGCSLLVRRAAFEQVGLLPEKYFLYFEDVDWCLQARRRGYRLLFVPGAHVWHREGSSARGADGLSPTHAYYDARNNLYFIDRWCSPLQRITARANFAVRIVGKVSLWSLLRRRERVLVASLLAGVRDYYQP comes from the coding sequence ATGTCCGGCCGGGTCTGGGCGGTCCTGGTCAACTGGTGCAACGACAGCGACACGCTGCGGGCGGTCGATTCACTGATGGCCCAGTATCTGAGGCCGGAGGTGATCGTCGTGGACAACGCCTCGCCGGGCGGCTCGGAAGAGCGGCTGCGCGTGGCGCTCGCCGGACGTGCCACCGTACTGCAAAGCGGAGCAAACCTGGGCTGGGCGGGCGGCTGCAACGTCGGGATCCGTCAGGCACTTGAGCGGGAGGCCAGGTATGTGTGGCTATTTAACAACGACGCCACTGCCCATCCGGCCGCCCTGGCCGCCCTGGTGGATGCTGCCGAGAGCCATCCGGACGCGGCCGCCTGCGGGTCGCTGATTTACGAACAAGATCGCCCGGAAGTGGTCTGGTTTGCCGGCGGGGCGGTCTCGCTCTGGCGGGGGGTCACATGGCATGTCGGTCGCGGCCAGACCGATCGCGGCCAGTTTGGCGGCCCGCCCCGGCCGGTGGCGTTTTTGACCGGCTGCAGCCTGCTGGTGCGCCGCGCCGCCTTCGAGCAGGTTGGGCTGCTACCTGAAAAGTATTTTCTATACTTTGAGGATGTCGATTGGTGCCTGCAGGCCCGCCGCCGGGGCTACCGGCTATTGTTCGTCCCCGGGGCGCACGTCTGGCACCGCGAGGGTTCTTCAGCGCGCGGTGCCGACGGCCTCTCACCCACCCACGCCTACTACGACGCTCGCAACAATCTTTACTTTATCGACCGCTGGTGCAGCCCACTGCAGCGCATCACCGCCCGCGCCAACTTCGCAGTGCGCATCGTCGGTAAGGTCAGCTTGTGGTCTTTGTTGCGCCGTCGGGAACGGGTGCTCGTCGCATCGCTTCTAGCTGGAGTGCGCGATTACTATCAACCATGA